The Caloramator mitchellensis DNA segment TATCATTCTTTTTAATTGCTTCTATATACTCCCTTTGTCCAAAAGTTTTGCATTTAACGTATTTTCCCCTAGCAGTAACCACAATAACATCTTCTAATATCTTTTCTAAATCGGCAGGAGCATCCTCCATAACCAATCCAATTATATAATTAACAGTATGAAGAGTAATGGTTTCACCTTTTTTGGCTACTTCCAAAAGCTTTAAAACAGTTTTTGTTGCAAGCTCTACCTTCCCCGGTCCTGTTATCTTTACCTCTGTTCCTCTATTTACAATACTCACATCAAATGTTTGCTCTATAATTTTTATATTTTCATCAAATTTACCAAACAAATTCATAATTTGCTCCATATTTTCAATTTCAATTCTATTTTCTGTCTGCAAGACTTTTCCTCCAATCTAATTAATCTTTTTTTCCGCCGAAACCTTTTCCTCCGTAACCCAAAGGTTTCTAACCCTAACCTTATTTTTCATTATAACTTTTTCGATTTTCTTTTCCAATACCTTTGCATCCTTTGGAACCTTTTTTTCTAATTCATTATTTGTAATTTCTATTCCCGTATCCAATGCTTCTCTATAATTCAGTATTTTTATTCGTTGAATTTTTTCTTTATATGTTTCAGTAATTTTTATAATATTGGTTCCAAACCCTGCAATCTTTATTTTTTCTTTTTCTTCTATTTTATCATAAAATTGAAATTTGTTAACTCCAGGTTTTAAATATATTCTTTTATTGTTGGGCGTCAGTATATAAATAACCTTTAACTCGTTCCCAGTGAATTCAAAATATTTATACTGCAAATTAATCTCCTTTATCGACTCATACCATGTTTTGGCATACACATCGCCTATTGCCCTAGTGGCTTTCAATGGCAAATTTTGAGAATCTGTTATAACTCCTGATATTAGAACCTGGTCCTTCTTTACAAAGTCGCCCTCCTTAACAAGAGCCTGACCTTTAAGTGCCGAGACCTTTGTTATTATTCCCTCTTTTGTAGCTATGATATTTGTAGGTAATTCATTGTCTATTATTTCAGGAGGCATGGTTCTTTCTACAATCCTGACCTTTGCCTTTGTCCCATCGAAGCTTATCGTAATCATTGATAATTCAGTTATAGCCTTCACCATATTTTTTTCAACATCTCTTGGTTTTATTTTACTTTTAAAACTTCCTATTGTAATTCCATTTTTCTTCAATTCATTAAATATTATTTGTTCGTTGATTTTTTTATTTCCTTCTATTTCTATGCTCCAAACCATATTTGACATTAAGTATAATATTATAAAAAACACCAGTATTCCAGCAATAAAAAATGCTCTTCTAGCCATTCTTTTAATTATAAATATAATCCCATTTTTTCTTGCAATTCTTACCCTACAGCTAGTTTTTTTTGCAATTTTCCTTAAATCCTTAAACTGTTTACCACTCATTTTAAATCCCATTTCAGTAAAACTTATTCTTTCAATATCCCATAGATTTATTCCATTAACTATTGCAAGATTGATAAATTTCTCAGGATTCAATCCTTCTATTACCACATTTATATAATTTCTGTTCATATACATCCCCTAAATCACTTGATGATGCTTATAGAAGCAATAGTTCCATGAATGCTTATCTCGTCCTGGTTTATTTGCTTTATTATCAAATCGCTGCCTCTTATTAAAATTATTCCAATTCTGCTGTTTATTCTTATCTGTTCTTTTGTATATTCAATTATTCCTTTATGGTTTTCTATTAAAATTTCTATATCCCCTAAAATCTTAATAGCTGGGTAATCCAAAACTATTTCCTGTGGTATATCAAATGCTTCAGAAATTCTATTTTTTATTTCTTTTTGCATATTATCACCATATAAATTCATCTAATTAATTGTATGTAAAAGATGTCAAAAAAATTAAAAGACCTGCATAAGCAGGTCTAATTATTGTAAGAATTTTTTAACCATCTCGCTAACCATCTTGCCATCAGCTCTTCCTTTAACCTTTGGAGCTACTATGGCCATTACTTTTCCCATGTCCTTAATGCTATTTGCTCCAACCTCATCTACAGCACCCTTTATGATTTCAGCAATCTCTTCTTCAGTTAGCTGCTGAGGAAGGTATTCAAGCAAAATCTCAATTTCCTTGTTTGTTTGATCAACAAGATCTTGCCTGTTCCCTTTTTCAAAATCTGCAATTGATTCTTTTCTCTTTTTTACTTCCCTTGATATAACAGCTATTATCTGTTCATCATCAAGAGCTTGACCATTAGTCTTTTCATCATAAAGGATTGCAGCCTTAGCCATGTTCAAAACACTTGCTCTAAAGCTATCCTTTGCCTTCATCGCATTTTTCCAATCTTCTTGAATTCTTTCCTTGAGTGACATATTCACCCTTCTTTCATTATTTATGCTTTCTCTTACGAGCAGCTTGTGCCTTCTTCTTACGTCTTACGCTTGGGCTTTCATAGTGTTCTCTCTTTCTAACTTCAGCAAGCACACCTGCAGCCGCACACTTCTTCTTAAATCTCCTAAGAGCACTTTCTAATGATTCGTTTTCGCCTACTCTTATTTCTGACACCGTTCTCCCTCCCTCCGCTATACAGAATAACAGTGCTGCGATGAA contains these protein-coding regions:
- the yqfC gene encoding sporulation protein YqfC is translated as MQKEIKNRISEAFDIPQEIVLDYPAIKILGDIEILIENHKGIIEYTKEQIRINSRIGIILIRGSDLIIKQINQDEISIHGTIASISIIK
- the rpsU gene encoding 30S ribosomal protein S21, yielding MSEIRVGENESLESALRRFKKKCAAAGVLAEVRKREHYESPSVRRKKKAQAARKRKHK
- a CDS encoding GatB/YqeY domain-containing protein, with the translated sequence MSLKERIQEDWKNAMKAKDSFRASVLNMAKAAILYDEKTNGQALDDEQIIAVISREVKKRKESIADFEKGNRQDLVDQTNKEIEILLEYLPQQLTEEEIAEIIKGAVDEVGANSIKDMGKVMAIVAPKVKGRADGKMVSEMVKKFLQ
- the yqfD gene encoding sporulation protein YqfD, with translation MNRNYINVVIEGLNPEKFINLAIVNGINLWDIERISFTEMGFKMSGKQFKDLRKIAKKTSCRVRIARKNGIIFIIKRMARRAFFIAGILVFFIILYLMSNMVWSIEIEGNKKINEQIIFNELKKNGITIGSFKSKIKPRDVEKNMVKAITELSMITISFDGTKAKVRIVERTMPPEIIDNELPTNIIATKEGIITKVSALKGQALVKEGDFVKKDQVLISGVITDSQNLPLKATRAIGDVYAKTWYESIKEINLQYKYFEFTGNELKVIYILTPNNKRIYLKPGVNKFQFYDKIEEKEKIKIAGFGTNIIKITETYKEKIQRIKILNYREALDTGIEITNNELEKKVPKDAKVLEKKIEKVIMKNKVRVRNLWVTEEKVSAEKKIN